Part of the Lolium rigidum isolate FL_2022 chromosome 6, APGP_CSIRO_Lrig_0.1, whole genome shotgun sequence genome, TGGTGAAGCCCCAGCTAAAGTTGGAGCACAATGTTTTTGGGCCATTTTTTCGGGTTGGGAAGCTTCCGGTCACCTTCTTCCACAATTCTGCTCTACCCGGATTCGAGAGGCTGGTCCACAGACCGCTGGTGGTTGAAGAGGAGGGTCCTAGGATTTGCCTCGTCGGTCATGAATCTCTTGGAGGATACAGTTGACAAGCATAAGTGAAATCCTTGGGTCAATAATCGGTGGTACGATCAGCATTGCTTATGCAACTGAGATGGTGAAGTGGCAGGAAGAGGATACAAGCTAGGTTTGCAGTGAATGAGAGAGGCCGAGTAGGAACATGCCATGCGAGTTGTTCAGATTGTGAAGCTTACCATCAACTCCTCTCTTTTTGACACTTACCTCAAGCGAGCATTCGCCTGGACAAACAGCGTGCTTGCTGTGCCTCAGCTCTTACCATTCTTTTGATGCTGACAAACTGCACCCATCGGGGGCTCTCACTTTTCCCCCGTTTCTTTCTCTCTCCAGTCCTTCTATTGAGAGTCGTCTTGCTGCCCCCGGctcccctcctcttcctctccgccggcgtTGCTGGCCGGAGTAGGGATGGGAGTGGAGGCCGGGCTTCCCCTGTTTATAGTAGTTGTAGATTCCCGTTTGCCTATATGGCCTGTTTTGCCCGTGTGGCCTTTGGCGCTATGCCGTTTAGATGGAATCCCTCTGTGCTGTGTGCGAGCCATGGTGCGGAGTCGCAGTCGTTCTTCTCCGGTCATCCTCCATGGAGGAGGTCACGGGAGGGGAGTGGATCTGGCGAGGATTTCTGCAATAAGCTCGGAGAAGCTTCTTATCCTGCAGATCTGGAGATTCTTGTTTTCCTCCTGGCCATCGTGGTGATGGGAGGGACGGGAAGCAGGAGATCTTTCGAAGATTTGTTTGGATCAGATGTTCCTGGGGATTTGCAGGCTGTGCTTCAAGCGATGTTCTTCCGGAGCTCATTCTCGGCGGCCACTTTTTGGCTTACTGCTATCTCGCCGTCGACCAAGATAGCCGAAGGGCGGCTGCTCCGGGCGTCTCTTCGACGCCACTGTTTCTACAACCTCCAGGCCAGAGTGCCAAATCGGAGGCCTTACTACTTCATCATGGTGTGCTCCATCTTCTCCAGCCCAAGTGGTGTTatccccggcgccggaggagatGTCCGTGCTCTGAAGCTTCATCACATCGCCGGTGGTTTTGGACCTGATTGTAATCTTTGTTTTCAGTTTAGGATCCTATGTGCTAAACGTGAGGACCatgttgtacttttctttttcgtAGAGGTCGCTTCGTTTTAATGCAGCTTCGGGACCTTTCGAGGTCCCTcccctttttcaaaaaaaaaaactgcacccAACAAACCAATTCTTGTTCAAACAACCCAAAAGCTTTGATTCGATTTGTTTGGGCTGCGCCAGCCTAGGCAGTAGTGCAACTGTGCAAGGCACAGGGCGACACACAAGGGCCCAAGTGGCAAGCCACTGTGGTGGACCCTCACCccacaaaaaataaatttaatatcgTTGTGGGCACATGGCTCACATATCatataaactgataagaacagatactacacTTGATCTTAGCCAAAAGGCCGAGAAAGGTATGAGTTGCAATGGCAGCCACCCGGTGCTCTTATAGCCTCGTCGCACTCCGTCTGCTCTCGCGCTCgtcgatgtgggactaaaaactGCTGCTACGGGAACGGGCAACGCTGCTCGGCTGCTGCTTCGGGCACGTTTAGTTGCCTGGGCCGAATTCCTGCATGACTGCGCCAACGAGATGGGAGGCATTGCGCGTCAAGAACGGGCCATGGGACACTTTTggcgggtcgtttggtagcctgtgtggccttttgcgcgccggagaaggaacccaggcccaatcgtttggttgcccgtttccagccCATTCTTCCCTGCTCGTGCAACCCACAGcctgtttggttgcagatagcTCAGTGTTGTCGTAACCCCTTCACTTAGAGTGGTGAGATTACCCAGTACTGAAGAACAACACACATGAGATTCAGTTCATCAGAAAAGATGCTGGTAATATACAACAACTAGTACTTAGTGGGCGATGTATCACGAACGAAGcaactacttcgtgatgcatcacaagttcgtcacgaggggttagtatataccacttcgaagaagttcatcattacaaaccggggatcgggttgtagcaagtcctagctaatggagggatacaagatcacctTCCAAAATCAGCCAATCATGAGAAGGAAGCATAAGCACTAAGCATGAAACTGGTTGCAGAGCCAGGTCCTAAGCTAggtcctcctctccggtggctgTAGCTTACAGTAGACGGCATACTCGGCTTCATTGTCTACAATGAAATCGATagccctgaccagcaagttaAGCTGGAACAGTTGCGCCTTGCAGACGAACCGAGGAGTGAAGATCATCTTCATCTGAGCGTAGTTGGTGATCGGGGTGCTGACGTACTGACGGTGCTTCGGGTACCGCTTCAATCCACAAGGAACACATGTTAGTGCGGACGACATTGACATTTATATACTTTCAGATCAATGCAGGAACTCAATGAGGGTTCGTACCCTCGTCCGCCGCcccttcatcaccgccgtagaaGCAACAACCATCTTCACTCCAGTCCAGAATGCGATCGAATTTCATCTTCATGATAATGCTCCACTTCatcctccagtttctgatgtggttgtacagTTGAAGAGTAGTGACATGTACGCcggcgaatgcaagaacatctgCTCCTACCTTCTTCATTGCTGCTCCTTGAATCCCGGTTTGAAGTAGACGCCGCTACGGATgagctgaaccaaccggttcagcgcaaactctgatagctcaggtttccaaaccatggctggTTCGCTTGCTATATCAGAGATGGTTGAGCATTCACAATTGGCGCAGacagatcaggggagcccaaaggtatgatcgcctacatgacaaacgctagcagatcaatgaactaccacatggaaatccttaagcactagcagatcaataAACTACCACATGGaaatccttaagcactagcagatcaatgaactaccacatggacatccttaagcactagcacaTCAATTAACTACCACATGAaaatccttaagcactagcagatcaatgaactaccacatgaacattcttaagcactagcagatcaatgaactactacATGAACATCCTTAAGAACTAGCAGATCTATgaactaccagtaccacatcaatgaacaGCGAGGTAGGTACGATCGGCCTTACAGTCAAAGGATCCACACGCAGCACCGAGGTAGGGAAAGCAGGGAACCCTGGCGAAGATGCATGCAGCACCACCGTCCCAGTGGAAGATACATGCAGCACCATCGTCCCTGTCGTAGATTCAGATGGAACCTGGaaaacctccacaacctccaccggcgacgaaggaatgtcctacaatAGATTCGTTCAGACCACGGTTGTGTacccaaaagatctagatctaaggctagggtttgcagaagcttaccacaaccgaagtcatcgatgcagacgaagaagacgaccatcctccGCGGCCAGTAGCCGCCACCatagccgccgtcgtcgccgcaagcctcgccgaccgtgcgggtgaggtagagccggccatgtcgctagatcggggacggtggatgagctcgaaatggggggGGGGAATGGGGGATTTGGAGTTgccggtgagagagccgcccctatatacggtggcgaaaatTAAGCGCGGTGACCAAATTCAGCCCGCCGAGAATTCGCCGTCCCGtgcgagctcccgccatctcccgcggtggctctgcGACAACGCCACGTTCTCCACTTGTGCGGAAACgggggtggctcgctagaaacggccAAACCGAGCGTTCCTCGAGGAcctggcccgagggtgctttgagaagcgGAACGCGACCTCGACCAGGTAACCAAACGGACCGAAAAAAGCTGAACCGATACGAGTCAAGAaatgcaggcaaccaaacgcgtcGTTCGCGTATTGGCCGCCAAGTTAGGCAAAGATCCTAAAGCGGCCCGTTCTTTCGTCGAtacctaagagcaagtacaataagacctaatcagctggctacaagaattaaaataatatatttgtacctagttggaggagaggaggagagagaatgtaagtgggctcttatgcaagagctagctctagcacgtgcttctaggcaagatgtgtgaatgaaaggtggaCTATCTATTAAAAAAGTAGTACATACTTATAGCCAACTACTATTGTACTAcatgctgtagataacatggcatcttgcttatagccaacaaccagcTATATTATTGCTCTAAGTGGGCTGCGTTCTCTCTGGAAACCGGGAGAACGAGGATGGGTGTTGTGAGTCCCGGTATGAGTGAGGTCTACTTCTGTTCTTACTACTTTACCAGTAGTAGAAGAAATGCTGCGAAAAATCTTGGGAAAATCGCTGTAAGAACTATTCAAGATGGATTTACACTTCGGCCAGGCCGAGGCAGCGTAGTTACGAGCTTACGATGAGTCAAAATTTTCACGTAATTTTCGCTAAGTTAATGTGCTGCTCATCTCGTTGCATCCGCACAAGAACAAGAGAGGACTCTGCTTTGCTCATGACTTCCTCACATTATTAGCAGCAGCAGAGCAACGACTCAGCTGAGCAATCGTCACCGGCTGTAGTTTGATCCGCACACGCCGCGGTAGCTCACAAatggccagcggcggcggcggctcatcgGAGACGGAGCTCCTGCGGGGCTTCAAGACGCTGGCCGTGGCGCGCCAGGACCCGGCGGCGGCGGTCTACGAGGTGCGCCTGAACCGCCCCGCCCAGCGCAACGCGCTCAGCCCGGAGGCCTTCGCGGAGATCCCGCGCGCCATGGCCCTCCTCGACCGCCTCCCCGCCGCGCGCGCCGTCGTGCTCTCGGCCGCCGGCCCGCACTTCTGCGCGGGCATCGAGCTCGGCGGGCCCGGGAACCCGCTCGCCGCGCCCCCCGGCACCgaccccgtcgccgccgccgacgggctCCGCCGCGCCATCCTCGACATGCAGGCCGCGCTCACCGCCGTCGAGCTCTGCCGGAAGCCCGTCATCGCCGCCGTGCACGGCGcctgcgtcggcggcggcgtcgaccTCGTCGCCGCCTGCGACATCCGCTACTGCTCCAAGGACGCCACCTTCGTGCTCAAGGAGGTGGACATGGCCATCGTCGCCGACCTCGGAGCGCTGCAGCGCCTGCCGATGATCATCGGCTACGGGAACACAGCCGAACTCGCGCTCACAGGACGCAGGATCACCGCGCTACAAGCCAAGGAGATGGGGCTCGTCACTAGGGTGTTCGATTCCAAGCAGGAGCTGGATGCCGGTGTTGCGAAGATCGCCAAAGGTACACACTTCTGTCTTCCTTACTCCAATTTTACCCTACAATATGCATGGGTACATGTTCTTAATTCTTACATGTTCATTTGCTATGCTACTCCACAAAATTGGTTCCCATTACTTGCACAATCTCGCAGTATGTTACTAGAACTTCATAACTAATAAGGATTTGAGCTGAGATGTCACTACATCATTATGTGGTGCATGTGGGTAGAACAATACGCTGACCAAGAGGTCCAATGCCGGAGCTTGAACATGATTGTAGAGAGGACCAATCTACTACGTTTTGCTACAAATCATACTAACTCACTTTTGGCTGATGTCTAGGTAGCTAACTAAGCTCCAAACCTTAAGGGTTATCTCTTGGGTATTTGTATTCTGTAGCCCACTTATCTCGAAGGATATTCTGTACCATATGGGCACATGTTCTTAGTTCTAATAGTTATAGTTATAGTTATAGTTATAGAACTTGTGGCTTTGCTATTCCACAAAAATGGTTTCCACCATTAATTGCACAATTCATACTGATGCAACGGTGTTACTAGAACTTCAGAAACAATAAGGATTTGAGCTTGTTTGGAGTTGAGATGTCATTGACATATGAGCAAGGGGTCAGTACTAGATTCATGTGAACTTGCAGTAGTGTGCTGAGTTTCATACAAGTGTTGGGTTCAAAGTTCCTTGTACTACTAGATTAAAGTTAAACAGCATGATCCAGCACTCTCTTGGTCAGCTGCAGAGGTGCACTGCTCCATTTCCCAATATAACAAAGGTAAACTCGGAAGTCTGGATCATATAGTTAGTGCTTTAGTTTGAAGTCAGAGGCACTTTAATCGATCCAACGAAGCATTGTATGATGGTTTAAAGGGTTTCAAATTCACTAGTACCACCCCCAATATTGACTAAGCAAGTAGAATCTGTTCATCCGAATCGATCCAACGAAGCATTGTATGATGGTTTAAAGGGTTTTAAATTCACTAGTAGCACCCCCTATATTGAGTAAGCAAGTAGAATCTGTTCATCATATCCGTATGTACATGAACATATGCAGGTCTGACTGTAAGTATAGTTTTCTGTACATTGGTTGTATTCAGAATTCAGATGCACATATGATGCATGCATGAGACATCCCTGCTCCGTGATAAGAAATTCCTTGTTTACCATGTCTCACCCCTTTTTCTGCATTTTATCCGGCAACTATACAACTCAACATGCTGACCAATGATAaacgaaaattcaaatttgtcatTCTTTTTTCAGAAATATCAGAGAAGTCGGCATGGGCAGTGATGGGAACGAAGGCCGTTCTGCTGAGAAGCAGGGATATAACAGTAGAGCAGGGCCTGGAGCATGTAGCGACGTGGAACGCGGGAATGATGAAGTCTAATGACCTGATGGAGGCCATCAAAGCTTTCGTGGAGAAGAGGAAACCTGTTTTCTCTAAGCTCTGAATGATCAAAACATACCATTTTCAGTTTAAATCAAAATTTATACCATATTTTGCATCTGTAAATTTAGATGTGAATCCTGGCCACTTGAGAATAATGTGAGATGGATGGTAGCAAGTAGACAAGAAATACAAGCTCTGTATTTGCAAAACAAGTGCTGGCTGAATCAAAGAAGTATAGGTCCCATGTTGTAATTGTTTTTTTAACAGGTTGTTGTTGCCGCATAGAATATACGTAGGGTTAATTGGTTATGTACGTTGTTGGGAATAAGGAGAATAATGCTGCTGTTCTTATGAGAAATACAAATTTATCGTGCTTAAATGGGCATTGAATTAAGCTACTCTGCCATAGTAGATTCTGCGAAAATGCTTTGTTCATATGTAACAGCGAAAATTTCATGTCAATCCAACATGGTTCTAATACAGccgccgattcatattacttatcaCTAGTATGGATGTACCTAGAACTAATATATGTGTAGAGTCATATTACTTGTCACTAGTATAGATGTACCTAGAACTAATATATGCGTAGATACACCTatattaatatggatcggagtaaGTAGTATAAATGCAGTCCCTATGTTGCAGTGCCGTAGCTACGAAGGAGTAgagtaggggggggggggggggcactgcCCCCAGCCCATGGACATTTTTTAAGGATCCACTGAAATTTGGCCCATT contains:
- the LOC124667471 gene encoding delta(3,5)-Delta(2,4)-dienoyl-CoA isomerase, peroxisomal-like, which encodes MASGGGGSSETELLRGFKTLAVARQDPAAAVYEVRLNRPAQRNALSPEAFAEIPRAMALLDRLPAARAVVLSAAGPHFCAGIELGGPGNPLAAPPGTDPVAAADGLRRAILDMQAALTAVELCRKPVIAAVHGACVGGGVDLVAACDIRYCSKDATFVLKEVDMAIVADLGALQRLPMIIGYGNTAELALTGRRITALQAKEMGLVTRVFDSKQELDAGVAKIAKEISEKSAWAVMGTKAVLLRSRDITVEQGLEHVATWNAGMMKSNDLMEAIKAFVEKRKPVFSKL